The region TCGTGGCTTAGGCCGAAATAGTCAGCAAAATATTGAGTGCATTTCAATACTCTATTTTTCCCCTTCTTTTCATATTCAACTAGTCCCATGCTGATCAACTGTTTAATGTGGTCGTAGGAGTGTTTCCCTCGGACGGCGATCACTTGCTTCTGCAGGACAGGCTGCCTATATGCGATGTATGCAAGAGTTTTTAGGGGCCCGTCTGAGAGAAGCGGTCTTAGAGCCAACTTTCTAACTCTTGGGGAGTAGATGCTTTTTAGTTGGAGTACGAATCTTTGATCTTCTAGTTCCAGCACTTCTAGAGCTGTCTCGCGGCGCTTGTACTCGTTCATGAGAGTCCTCGCCAGACTTTGCACTTTT is a window of Candidatus Bathyarchaeota archaeon DNA encoding:
- the scpB gene encoding SMC-Scp complex subunit ScpB codes for the protein MKAAQPSEPLEKSNEKMKEELALIEAALYVAGRPLDLRTIGRVLGTKSLRKVQSLARTLMNEYKRRETALEVLELEDQRFVLQLKSIYSPRVRKLALRPLLSDGPLKTLAYIAYRQPVLQKQVIAVRGKHSYDHIKQLISMGLVEYEKKGKNRVLKCTQYFADYFGLSHDLTIMKRQLRRIFKNAVNENTEDTDPKDENTPR